From Deltaproteobacteria bacterium:
GGTCGGTGCTGCGCACGGTGAAGGCGCGCTCGAAGGCGGGGTCTTCGAGCTCGACGAGTTGCATGCCGCTCGCGCCGCTCGCGAGGGACTGGAACGCGCGTCCGAAGGTGCCGAGCGCGCGCTCGGCGGTGTCGGGCAGCACGACGGTTTGGCTGCGGAACGACTTGTTGAAGTCGGCGACGAAGAAGATGCCGTCGAACACGACGCGCGTGCGCGTGCCGTTCTTCGTCTTCTCGACGTGCTTCACATGCAGCTCGCAGAAGCGGAACGCGGTCGCACCGTGTTTGCCGGTGACGAGGTCTTCGCCCGCGTAGCGATTGAAGCTCTCGCCCGCGAACAGGCGGCTCGCGTCGAACTCGGCCTGCGCGATGTGCCCGCGCTGCTTGTAGTCGAAGCTCGGATCCCAGAAGCGCACCACCGGCTCGAGGATCTGGCTGCGCACGAGCGGCGATGCCGTGTCGGGAACCTTCAGCTTGCGCGCGGCCTCGACGACCCACGGAAGCGCAGCGAGCACGATCAGCAGGGCGAACTGCTTCGCGAAGATCG
This genomic window contains:
- a CDS encoding DUF3137 domain-containing protein, which translates into the protein MKSPEEFDAFLREQIVPRMRAIEDERRKVQARRDALAVPAAWKVAGSVAGFALAIFAKQFALLIVLAALPWVVEAARKLKVPDTASPLVRSQILEPVVRFWDPSFDYKQRGHIAQAEFDASRLFAGESFNRYAGEDLVTGKHGATAFRFCELHVKHVEKTKNGTRTRVVFDGIFFVADFNKSFRSQTVVLPDTAERALGTFGRAFQSLASGASGMQLVELEDPAFERAFTVRSTDPTEARYLLSPSLMQRIAAFGANTGSKLRLGFLGGRVYVAIPLPGDFLAINAHKPLMLDDIRKWAGELLFATSIVDELDLNTRIWAKKPAA